In Gemmatimonadota bacterium, the genomic stretch ATCAAACACAGGCTTGACACACAAGCCCCTAAACTCTCCACCGAAGCGGGGTAACTCCATATCTTAGATACCCAGATTAAACCTTACAACGGTAAAATTTTTAAGCCCTTGCCGGGTGAGTTTATTTCGAGATGATCAAAAATCGCATCTGCTCTTTGATGGGTACTTGTACCTGTTGACTTTATATTGTAATGCTCTTGTATCGGTATAAGACAACTTTTCATTTTACCGCTTGGAATTATTGTATTATCCACTATCAATAGTAATTCGTTATGGTGCTCTCTATAAGGCTTTTTCATGTAATAAACCGATCCTTGAAATTCAAACCTTGCTTCTCTCATGTTTTTACTCCTATAAACAAATTATGTCGAACATTAAAAAATTGAGGTACTGAAGTTACCCCGCTTTCGTGGATAATGTAGAAGGTTCACCCCAATCATCCTGTACCATCTATATCGCGCTTCACATACAGCACGAGGTAGTCCTCAGTAGTGGACGCAACCCTTGTCAACGACATGTCATTTCTCTCATCTACCGTTATAAACCAAATAGGCGATATATCATCCAATAAAGATAATATATCGCCCACTTGAAAAAGGTCAAGGTCAAGCTATTTTATTCAGCCATCAATTCATAGCGCAACCTGCTCATAGCAAACACTGTGGCCTGGATATTGCTCCTCAATCATTTTCCAAAATTTCCTTCTTTGTCTCTCCTTGCTCTTAACCTGGAGTAACGGCTGCAACCGATAGACAGATAGGAAATCCAGTCCTGGGTCTGTGTCATCCAATTTCAAAATAAAATCTTTAATTGTCTCATCCAATTCAAGCATCTGTAGAATCAAGCGGGTTTGGGTTCTCGAAATTCCCACCTGCTTTGCAAGTGCTGTCTGAGATTGAACATAGCCCTTTTCGAGAAGCTCGTGGTAATACAGTGACCTTTTCAGATGGTTCGGATGATGCAATTTTCGGGTGATGAATTGCTTTTTCTTTTCAAGTCCGAGAGCGATATTGTACTTCTGATACCTGTGGGTGTGGTGGATGAGAAAGCGATCCCACACACAGTATCCGGTGAATGCATCAGTTGGGCTACCAAAAAATAAGGGAACCGATGTTTTCGGTTCCCTTTTATTCTATCTCTCCATTTCATCTTCATCAGGCATCGAGCAAGGATCGAAACGCTGCTTTGAAATTGTGTGGTGCTCTCCGCCAGAGTTGAATCCCCTCAATAATATCATCGGTTTCTGATTTAAATATCGGTTGCAATGCTTTCCTCAGTTCGGCGATCTGTATTGTTTCCTGACCGGTTTTTTGATCCGTCAACAAATCTTCGACACTTCTGCCCAACACATCTGCAATTTTTGCCAACACGGGAATTGACCCGCGCTGCTTGCCCTTTCGAATATCGCTGAAATAGGGCGCACTAATCCCAACCATTTTGGCGATTTCCTGGCCCTGTAAACCCGATTCGCGTTGCCAGCGCCGAATTTTCTCACCTGCTATTTGTTTATCATAAAGCTCTCGCCTTGTCATGCATACACTCCTTTTTTACTGAGAATGCTTCTCCACCTCGACCAACCACGCAATATCGTTCAGGTCGTGAAACGCGATATCCTCGGTCTCAATGCCACACGCACCGAGATTGGACGCGATGCTATCTTGCGTCCACCTTGCGGACCAAAAACCTTCGGCAGTCGCCACAAATCGCGAACCCAAAGGCGTCACAACGCGCTGCCCTGTATGCTCGTAGAAATCAACCTGCGCGGCCTCAGTTTCCGGCACATCCTTATACATGGTGAAACATGCGGAACCGCCGATTTTTAGAGCGCGATAAAAACGAGAAATCGTCCAGATAAACCGCGGATTGCGGTCGAGATAGGCATCGGTGTACACGCTGAGATCATCGGACTTATCCCTGATATTCCCAGGAGTAAAATACAGGCAGAAAACGAGATCGTAAAACTCCTCCTCAACTACTGCCTCGGCGGCATCGCCTATAAATATCTGTGCGTTGTCAATGCGTTCTTTTTTCCACAGCGAGCGTGCGTCTTCAGCCATTTCGGGCGATATTTCAAAGCCGTGATACAAAAGACAGTGCGGCGCGAACAGAACGGCGTGATAGCCATTGCCACACCCGATATCCGCAATTTTGTATGGACCCTGCCGAAGTCGCTCGCTTAGAATCTCGTCTTGCCTCTGCCGAGCCTGCCTGATCGGTTCGGGACAATAGGACGACTCAAGCGCGCGCTTGACGGCTTCATTTTCGGATTCCAGCGATATGTGATTCACTTGTTCCCTCTTTGGTTTTTGCTTAGACAATTAATTATTCATGCAGAAATCCGCTACGCGGGTCAAGTTGTAAATATCAACTTTTTACCCATTTCAAACCCTTACTGTATCAATTTGACAACACCTGTGCTGAAAAAACACACATATAGCTTTCTTACTCAAATATTACAATACAATATAAAATACTATAAAAACAGGTATTTATATTATTTATTCTTTTAAAATAATTTACGGCACAGATTTTGCATATACGATTATCCAGCCGGGGTCATACACTTTCAGGAGGTTACCATGTCACAGATTAGAATGTTTTTGCTGGCCGCGCTCGTCTGCTTGCCCGTCACGGCATCATCTGCGCCGCATATTGAACCCTCACTAAAAAAATCCAAAGCCCAATTGTCGGGTTCAATAAAACGCGGCAACAGTGCCATTGGCATCAACTCCAACGGAAAAATAACGATCCACATCCCCGAAGGCACCCTGCCACTCCCGATCCCCGAGGGCACTATTTCGCTTCCGACCGATTCGCTCTCTACAGTGCCCAAAGGCCCACCAAGCCCCTATGCTCCTTGCATCCTCGGTGGTCCCGACCAATCAGTTCTTGGCAATGTAGCCAGACCATATCCTACCTATGCGCCACTTCCCGACCCGAGGGAATTGCTCAATCATATCGGGATGTTTTTTTCAACAGCCAGCGGTGGATTTGGATATCGCCTCAATTACGACCACAAGCTATCTCCACACACACGCTTTATGTCCAGCCCTGAATTTATCACCTATGGCCTGTCCAGATCCAGGGCTATTCTGGGAGACCTTATGCCCCTGGGTACAACGCGAATCACCCTGATCGCCATACCCATCGGTCTCCAACGCCACTTTGCGCCCACATCGCGCATCAATCCCCACATTGGATTTGGTTTTGGTCCCATCATCCGGCTGGATCACCGATCACACCGACTGGGGTACTACGGGAACAATTTGGGTTTAGACAGAACAATTCGCAATAGACACAATAGCCTCAATCTTACGGTCCCTCTTACCCTCAATGATTTCCCAAGCACCTCCCTGACCCTGGGCGGCCATCTCGCTTCTGGTCTGAATATCCATTTCGGCGCGAAAAAAAATCTCGCCCTCACCATCGAAGGCCGCTACACCCTGGCTCGATTCATCGACGCAATGGGTTCACCAGGCGATTTTAGTGGGCTATCCCTTGCTATAGGATTTGGAAAGGCGTTCTAATTGGCAGGCGCTTTGAAAGGAGATATGATGTTCAATCTAACGATACTCCGGGTCAATTTATTTGCCCTTGTTTTCCTTATCTTATCAGCGGTCCCTGCTCTTGCACAGGCCAATGATCCGGTACCCGCCAGTGCCATCTGCTTAATTGGAGATCATCCGGGCATTCACGAATCCGACGCGCAGACCGCGGCCATGCTGGTGTGTTATGAATTGCGAAAACAGGGTATATCGGTTGGCGATCCCGTTTACCAGGTACAGAACACGGCGAATGTCTATCGCGTTGTTTTGCGCCGCCTGGGCGAAAAGGTTCTCGTTCGCTTGAGCTGGGAAACCCCTGTCGGAACAGTCGCAAGTGACCGACAGCTCTTGCTTGGCAATATCGAAGAAATGATCTCTGCCGCGCCCAGGCTGGTTGAGGCACTCATCCACCAGAAACCCATTGATACTACGGTCAACATGGAAAATGTCGTCGAACAGGATGCCCCCATACATCGAAAGATAACCGGTGAGTCCCTTTGGAATATAGGAATCTTCGGAACCTTTGTCCCTGACACAGGCATAAAGGCCAAACCTGGCTGGGAGATTGGATGGTCTTATGAGGTACCGGACTATGATGTGGGAACCGAGTTGCGGTTTACCGGAGGTGGCGACGAGTGGGGCGGGGACTTTGGATTCATCTCCTGGTCAATCGGCGGGCGTTACTTCTTTAACAAGCAGAATTTTTCGCCTTATCTGGGCGGTGGATTAGCCATAATAGGTGCCAGCTATACAAACGACGACAGGTCAGGACTGGGTGCTTATGCGGTCTTCGGAATAGAGGCTCTGCGACTCACTCGAAGCCGCCTGAGACTCGAATTGCGCGTGGATGCACCATTTTTTAAGTTGAACTCGTCTCCATATCTGATGCCTATAACACTGGGTATCTCCTACCACAGATAGCACACTAAAACCACCACATAAAATCAAAAATGGGACGCATCGAGTAAATGATGGGTCCCATTTTTTGTACGCGCCATTGATTTTAACAAACATCTACAATTCCCTTCTTGACAGTACCCTATATTTAGTGCTATAATTTGAGCAACACACAATATCATGTTGATTTTAAGAAAGGAATCCTATCTTATGAAATGTCCTTATTGTGGCGTGATAGAAGACAAGGTGGTCGATTCCAGATCGAGTAAAGAAGGCACCGCCATTCGACGACGCCGAGAATGCCTGGGGTGTGAACGTCGATTTACGACCTACGAATACATCGAAGACACCCCTCTCACCGTTATCAAATCCGATGGACGGCGCGAAATCTTTGACAAAAACAAACTCATGGACAAAATCCGACTCTCCTGCACCAAACGTCCGATCTCAACAACTCAGATTGAAGAAATCGCCGACCGAATCGAAGATCAACTCGTAAGCAGAGGCGAACGAGAAATAGAAGCCAAACAGCACATTGGCGAACTTGTCATGACAGAACTCAAACGCCTCGACGATGTCGCCTACGTGCGCTTTGCCTCTGTGTACCGCCAATTCAAAGACCTCAGCGATTTTGAAAAAGAACTGCGGCAATTTGAAAGGTGAGATGTAATATATCTCACACAAAGACACAAAGATACAAGACGTAAAAGAGTCTGTGCTCACCTTTTACGTCTCACTTCTCACCTTCCTAAAAACTTCGCTTTCCCATCATGACAAGTCTGACACGTTGCGGGCTTGCCCGTTTTAATATCCAATAAGCGATCCGTAAACTTCTCCATCATCATGCGTGCAACAACCTTATTGGACGTGGGCGTAACCGGATCGAGCCGGCCATCGCGCCTTCTCACATGGCAATAGTCGCATGCCTTCACACCCAATGCTTTCTGCATTTCTTTCATCATCGCCACAATTTCTCCACGCGACATGCCCGCCAACCGCGAAGGCTTAGCTGCACTCGTATCGCGCACCACAAACCGCGCCGTACCCGTGTGGCAAAAAGCACAATCAATTGATTTTCCCGCTGTTGTAACCAGACCATCCACAAAATGATGCTTCATATAAAGCGCTGTTTTCTTCAACGGAGATGGTGCTTTGTAATCGCGTTCACCAGCCTCATTCACAGACGGATGGCAATACTCGCATTTTACCCCCAGAGCTTTAGAAATCGCCTCCATACCCTCTTTGCTCGTATCCAGAACGTGGTGATCATCCGCGTGTATATCGGTCCAAAGCAATATAACTGCACAGCAAAAAACAAAACGTTTCACAAAGCCCCTCTCACGACTCGACCATCCACCCCATCAGGGCTTTCCAGCCCCAACAGAGCCATCATCGTAGGCAAAATATCCATCACCGTCGCGTCATCAGACGCCAAACCAGGCGCATTGGCAAACCACAGCGCATCATCGAAGGTATGCGTGCCATTCACCGGGCTGGATTCAAACAAAACGCGCTTTTCAAAACCACCCTTCAAATCGTATCCCTGCGCAGGCACTGCCATAAGATCGGGTGCCGCATCGAGGTCGTCACCAACAAATGCCTCTTCGCGCATCAACACGCGATCAATAACTGGTGTCCCACCATCGGGATCGCGAATTTCCATCAGCGCATCTGCCACATCTCGCCGAACCTGCTCGTATTCAGCACCTGCCTGCACGCAACCCTCGCGCTCTCTGCCCTTTAGATTCACGTAAAATCGCCCGGGCAACAATGAATAACACCGCGTTCGAGGATCCAGGTCTCTCAACTGCTTTGGTTCAGACGATGCAAAAGACAACAGCCCCATCTGTTGCAGCCAAAAATTCAAATGCACCTCGCGCTGCAGGGTGCAAAAACCGTGATCCGACACAATCATGAGCAACGTATTGCCGTATAACCGCGAAACCAGTTCCCCAATGATTTCATCTACGCGTGCGTAAAACCGATTAAACCACGTGGTGTGCGACATATCTCCTCTCGCCACATCGCCCCAGAGAAAGTGGTGCAGCCGGTCGGTATCCATAAAATGCGCCACAAATAAATCCCACGATTCCTGAGCGTAATACTTGAACATAGCCTCTGCACGTCGGTTGAGTGCCCAGAATATCTCGTCGAGAAATTTCTGGCGATTTTCCCGCGCTTGCCAGGCGTCAATATCGATCAAATACCCCATGGATTCCAGTTCAGAAGCTATCGCAGGCGGATAGGTTGCCCGCTTCAAATCGGGTGATAAAAAGCCCGAAATCAAGATACCATTGACTTTTCGTGGGGGAAAAGTAGTGGGCACACCCATAGAAAAAACCCGCTGTCCCATATTGCTAAACAGATCAACCCACGTCCTGCTTCGCAACGTTCTCGAAGATGGAATAAACATCTCATACGTTTGGGGGACACGGTCAATAAATCCAAAGATCCCGTGCTTGCCCGGGTTGCAACCCGTCGCAATTGATGCCCAGGCAGTTGACGATACCGTAGGCAGCACCGACGTCATAGACATCAGAGACCCATGAACGATCAACTGCTGAAAATTGGGCATAATCCCCTCGGCAATCAAACGTTGCAACAGGCTATGTGGCATGCCATCCAGACCCAGAACAACGACGCGACTAAATTTGGCTCTATTTCGCCGAAAAAAATTAAGCATCTATCTGCCTTAAAATAAAACAGGGCTTTTAACCCCTTGTATATAGAAGCTAAAAGCCCAAGACATAGTAAAAATATGGGGTGAGTGAGGGGATTTGAACCCCCGACCTCCTGGGCCACAACCAGGCGCTCTGACCGACTGAGCTACACCCACCACACAAAACGCAAAACACTCCCGGCAGGGCTCGAACCTGCGACCTACTGCTTAGAAGGCAGTTGCTCTATCCAGCTGAGCTACGGGAGCAAAAGACCAGCCCTTGAGGATTCTTCAAGGGTTAAGCGAATACCAGACACATCCTATTTGAGAGCAAAATTATCATATTGATCAAAAAGTGTCAAGCAAAAGTAACTCTTTTCCATCTCCGCCGATCCTTCGCAAGGCGGCAGACCCAGGCGATAAGTGGCAGATTTTACACTTCATTTTGCTCCAAATCCCAATTTTTTTTGAACTTGACAACCATTCTTTCCCTGATGATATTTTGTTCAATATCCGATTATTCACCCCAAAATTATTAGCCCACAGCATGTCTAGAAAACGACTCACACAAGCCGAACGGCGCACCCAAATTATCGAAGTGGCAATGACGCTGTTCGCCACCAAAGGATTTACCGGTACCACCACACGTGCCATTGCCCGTGCAGCAGATGTTTCGGAAGCCATTATCTTCAGGCATTTTGCGACCAAAGAAGACCTCTACAATGCCATTATCACATACACAGTTGAAAAACGTTCAGAACAGTGGGATCAAGACACAATCCCTCCGCCAGACCCACGCAATATCGAACACCTCTTGCGCGACTTTGCCCAGACATTTGTCAATCGCAATCGCAGAGATCCGACATTCATACGCCTGATGATGTACAGCGCACTCGAAGATCACAAATTTCGAGAAAAATTTTTCGCAA encodes the following:
- a CDS encoding helix-turn-helix transcriptional regulator, whose protein sequence is MTRRELYDKQIAGEKIRRWQRESGLQGQEIAKMVGISAPYFSDIRKGKQRGSIPVLAKIADVLGRSVEDLLTDQKTGQETIQIAELRKALQPIFKSETDDIIEGIQLWRRAPHNFKAAFRSLLDA
- a CDS encoding class I SAM-dependent methyltransferase, which gives rise to MSKQKPKREQVNHISLESENEAVKRALESSYCPEPIRQARQRQDEILSERLRQGPYKIADIGCGNGYHAVLFAPHCLLYHGFEISPEMAEDARSLWKKERIDNAQIFIGDAAEAVVEEEFYDLVFCLYFTPGNIRDKSDDLSVYTDAYLDRNPRFIWTISRFYRALKIGGSACFTMYKDVPETEAAQVDFYEHTGQRVVTPLGSRFVATAEGFWSARWTQDSIASNLGACGIETEDIAFHDLNDIAWLVEVEKHSQ
- a CDS encoding porin family protein, which codes for MFNLTILRVNLFALVFLILSAVPALAQANDPVPASAICLIGDHPGIHESDAQTAAMLVCYELRKQGISVGDPVYQVQNTANVYRVVLRRLGEKVLVRLSWETPVGTVASDRQLLLGNIEEMISAAPRLVEALIHQKPIDTTVNMENVVEQDAPIHRKITGESLWNIGIFGTFVPDTGIKAKPGWEIGWSYEVPDYDVGTELRFTGGGDEWGGDFGFISWSIGGRYFFNKQNFSPYLGGGLAIIGASYTNDDRSGLGAYAVFGIEALRLTRSRLRLELRVDAPFFKLNSSPYLMPITLGISYHR
- the nrdR gene encoding transcriptional repressor NrdR — encoded protein: MKCPYCGVIEDKVVDSRSSKEGTAIRRRRECLGCERRFTTYEYIEDTPLTVIKSDGRREIFDKNKLMDKIRLSCTKRPISTTQIEEIADRIEDQLVSRGEREIEAKQHIGELVMTELKRLDDVAYVRFASVYRQFKDLSDFEKELRQFER
- a CDS encoding nucleotide pyrophosphatase — translated: MLNFFRRNRAKFSRVVVLGLDGMPHSLLQRLIAEGIMPNFQQLIVHGSLMSMTSVLPTVSSTAWASIATGCNPGKHGIFGFIDRVPQTYEMFIPSSRTLRSRTWVDLFSNMGQRVFSMGVPTTFPPRKVNGILISGFLSPDLKRATYPPAIASELESMGYLIDIDAWQARENRQKFLDEIFWALNRRAEAMFKYYAQESWDLFVAHFMDTDRLHHFLWGDVARGDMSHTTWFNRFYARVDEIIGELVSRLYGNTLLMIVSDHGFCTLQREVHLNFWLQQMGLLSFASSEPKQLRDLDPRTRCYSLLPGRFYVNLKGREREGCVQAGAEYEQVRRDVADALMEIRDPDGGTPVIDRVLMREEAFVGDDLDAAPDLMAVPAQGYDLKGGFEKRVLFESSPVNGTHTFDDALWFANAPGLASDDATVMDILPTMMALLGLESPDGVDGRVVRGAL
- a CDS encoding TetR/AcrR family transcriptional regulator is translated as MSRKRLTQAERRTQIIEVAMTLFATKGFTGTTTRAIARAADVSEAIIFRHFATKEDLYNAIITYTVEKRSEQWDQDTIPPPDPRNIEHLLRDFAQTFVNRNRRDPTFIRLMMYSALEDHKFREKFFAIYSNPHMRSIRQAIQTGVDQGQFCAVDPAESLRSFFFSLLQYCISRFVARNETDTPERDDAMIENLVTIFVRGLRMDESTNQRINESANQRSSH